The Niallia circulans nucleotide sequence CAGCGGGATAGGACTTGAGTTGACGAAAAAATTAATGGAAAACGGTTGGGAGATAGCTGCTTTAATTCGCTCAGACTTTCCACAGGAAGAGCTTAAAATCCACCAAAAAATTCGCCAAGGTATAATCCGTATTTACCGTGCCGATTTATCTGATTTCACAAATATCAAATCGGCATTGACACAAATTAAGGAGAAGGAAGCGAAGCTTGATGCTCTTTTCAATAATGCTGGAGGCAGTTTCCCAAGCCTTCTTTTTTCACCGCAAGGACGTGAACTGCATTATGAAATTCAAACAGTGGTTCCCTATATTATCTCACTGGAAATGCTTGCTCTTTTGAAAAAAGGTGATCACAGGATGATTATTCAAACAAGTTCAGACGCGTTTAAATTTAAGAAAGCCTTTGTACCAGAGGAATTGGCCAATCCGCCTAAATTTCAGAAATTAATTGGTCCATATGCAACTACAAAGCTAGCAATCACGTTGTGGACACATGCATTGGCACCAAAGTTAAGGCAAGAAGGCGTAACAATTGTCAGCATTGATCCAGGGAATAATAATACAATGCGAAAAGGCAGAAATGGTGGATTGCCTTTGCTTATCCAGCCGTTCATTAAAGTATTTGGTCCCCATCCAAGTGTTGGTGCAAGTCGATTGTATGCTGGACTTGAAAGGCTGTCGGAAGAAGCGGGATTATATTTCTCAAAAGGAAAGCCCGCGGGATTTCATTTCAAACAGCACGCAGACCAAGTACTAATGCAGGTACAATCTATATATGAAAATGAATACTTGACTTTATAATGAAGATAAATAAGCTGTCGAAGCTTTCCGACAGCTTGTTTGTCTTTGTTAGACAAATGTTCCACTTATTATTAAATCCTACTATAAATAAAGTTGCTTACTTTTCCATTTGTTATTTAAAACATCTGATCTTTGAATGTGGAAGTCTCTTGCCAATCTTTTGTAATAATTAGTTTGGTTTCATTTGAAACGGTTAATTCGCCTTTTTTCTCAACATTTTGACTGGAGGAATTATTAACATCCGTCAATTTTAAAGATAAATTGTATGTATAGATTACTGTACCATCATCATTTTCTTTCTTTTTGCTTACATTCACATTTGTTAACTCAATAGAATGATTCGTATTCTTTGCAAAGTCTGGAGCTAATTGAAAATTTCTGTTTGCTTCTTGTTCTTCTAAAGCATCCTCAGTTAAATATTCTTTTACATTTGTTGCAATTTCAGCTCCTGTTGGAGTTTCTTTCGGGTCTGCTATCGTGTATTGCTCTGTTTTATACTCTTTCAGTAGTGAAAGGACATCCTCATCTTTTATTTTCTCGGTTTTGCTACAACCCACTAAGCTGATAACTAATAAAATTAAAATAATTCCTATCCATTTTTTCATAGAATCCACTCCCTTTCCAATTAATGTATACGATTCACCAAAAATAAAGTTTCATGGATAAAAAATAGACGAAGGCACTCCATGGTAAAGACGAGTATGACCATATTTTTTAATCCATCTTAACCATTTCAGTTTTAGATGGATTAAGTAGTTTATCTGCTTGCTTTTATAATGGAATTGGAATTTACTTCAGGTAATTCAGAATTTGTTTTGTTTAGTTCTGTGAAGCGTTAATTTATGTATAAAACCGGGAAAAGTTCTGTTATAATATTCTAAAAAATTCTCAATTAAGAATTTTTGGAAACAAACAATTTGCTGAAGAGCTTGTAAATCGTCTTAAAGAACTCCGGCTCAAAAGAGACTGGACTATCAAATATACAGCTGAAAAGATCGACATAGGAGCAACTATGTATTCTGGATACGAGTCGCAACTTCGTCTTCCACCAATGGAATTATTACCCAAGATTGCAGAAGTATTTGATACTACAACTGATTATCTATTAGGAAGTTCAAAAAAAGGTGAAACAACCATGCCTCCAACAGATTTAGAGTTGATTCTATCACAAGAAAACATTCACTTCAGAGGAGTTGAATTAACATTTAAGGATAAAGAAAACGTGAAAGTGCTATTAGAAATGCTGTTAGAAAATAGAATGGAAACAATTAATGAGGTAATTTGCCCCTTAGATGCACATCAACAATCCGATTAGATTGAGGATTTAACATACATGAGGAGTTAGGCGGGTTATTCACTGAACACTATTTTGAAAATCTGGTTAAAAAAGATATAAATCATGTAAATGAGTCCAAACTTGACTAAAGAAGACTTAAATTTGTGCATTGCACTACTTGTTCAACGTGATACTAAAAAAAATATTTAATCTCATTATAAACTAAATTATCCTTACTATAATTATTTATTATATTTCGCTAATACTTTTGCAAAAAAAAAGGTGTACTACCGGCCAGCGGTTGGTTATACACCTTTTCATTTTCAATTTAACAAGTGAAGAATAGTGAAAAAACCGCAGCAGGTTTATCCACGTCTTCCTCCTCTTCCCCCTCTTTTTCCTTCCGCGTTGCGTTTAAGAGATGTTAAGTTCTCCTCACTACTCTTTAAGAATTGGGAGATTTTATCTTCAAACGTTTCTTTTGGTTTAAAATTCCCTTTAGAACGATCATTTCCTCTTCCGTTAGTTGGACGGGGACGTTGTTTAGAAAAAGCAGGTCTTTCTGGTCTTTCCGGTCTTTCTGGTCTATCTATAGTTTGCTTAATGGATAATGCAAGTTTACCTTCTTTTTCACTTAAGACTTTTACTTCAACCATATCACCAATTTTAAGATGATCATTAACATCTTTTACATAATTATCAGCAACCTCACTGATATGCACAAGACCTGTTTTTCCTCCTGGCAATTCAACGAATGCTCCAAAATTAGTGATACCTGTTACTTTACCTTGTAATTTACTACCTACTTCGATTGACATTAATATAATGT carries:
- a CDS encoding SDR family NAD(P)-dependent oxidoreductase; translated protein: MIISKRKTALVTGANSGIGLELTKKLMENGWEIAALIRSDFPQEELKIHQKIRQGIIRIYRADLSDFTNIKSALTQIKEKEAKLDALFNNAGGSFPSLLFSPQGRELHYEIQTVVPYIISLEMLALLKKGDHRMIIQTSSDAFKFKKAFVPEELANPPKFQKLIGPYATTKLAITLWTHALAPKLRQEGVTIVSIDPGNNNTMRKGRNGGLPLLIQPFIKVFGPHPSVGASRLYAGLERLSEEAGLYFSKGKPAGFHFKQHADQVLMQVQSIYENEYLTL
- a CDS encoding S1 domain-containing RNA-binding protein; protein product: MSIEVGSKLQGKVTGITNFGAFVELPGGKTGLVHISEVADNYVKDVNDHLKIGDMVEVKVLSEKEGKLALSIKQTIDRPERPERPERPAFSKQRPRPTNGRGNDRSKGNFKPKETFEDKISQFLKSSEENLTSLKRNAEGKRGGRGGRRG
- a CDS encoding helix-turn-helix domain-containing protein codes for the protein MFGNKQFAEELVNRLKELRLKRDWTIKYTAEKIDIGATMYSGYESQLRLPPMELLPKIAEVFDTTTDYLLGSSKKGETTMPPTDLELILSQENIHFRGVELTFKDKENVKVLLEMLLENRMETINEVICPLDAHQQSD